Proteins encoded by one window of Chryseobacterium foetidum:
- the folE gene encoding GTP cyclohydrolase I FolE: protein MVDFTDNDDDIFTGKEHTPIREDAFEKSPQEKIEKITQLFGEIMETLGLDMTDDSLKDSPKRVAKMYVNEIFGGLLPENKPGISTFSNKYKYRQMLVEKDITVYSFCEHHFLPIIGRAHVAYISNGDVIGLSKINRIVDYYAKRPQVQERLTMQIVDALKDALGTQNVACIIDAKHLCVNCRGIKDTASSTITAELSGIFRTNPITRQEFLHYVGSHAKLDY, encoded by the coding sequence ATGGTTGATTTTACCGATAACGATGATGATATTTTCACAGGGAAAGAGCATACGCCGATTCGTGAAGATGCCTTTGAGAAATCGCCACAGGAAAAAATAGAAAAAATTACCCAACTCTTCGGAGAAATCATGGAAACTTTAGGTCTTGATATGACTGATGATTCATTAAAAGATTCTCCTAAAAGGGTTGCAAAAATGTATGTCAACGAAATTTTTGGCGGACTTCTTCCGGAAAACAAACCGGGAATTTCTACATTTTCAAACAAATACAAATACCGCCAGATGTTGGTGGAAAAAGACATCACAGTTTACTCATTCTGCGAACATCACTTTTTGCCCATCATCGGAAGAGCACACGTTGCCTACATTTCAAACGGCGACGTGATCGGACTCTCAAAAATCAACAGAATTGTTGATTATTACGCAAAAAGACCACAGGTGCAGGAAAGATTGACGATGCAGATTGTTGATGCTTTGAAAGATGCTTTAGGAACTCAGAATGTTGCCTGCATTATCGATGCAAAACACCTTTGTGTAAACTGCAGAGGAATAAAAGATACTGCAAGTTCAACAATCACAGCAGAATTAAGCGGAATTTTCAGAACCAATCCTATTACAAGACAGGAATTCCTTCATTACGTAGGAAGCCATGCGAAACTGGATTATTAA
- the cysS gene encoding cysteine--tRNA ligase: MQLKIYNSLTAEKEIFTPIHENNVGMYVCGPTVYSNVHLGNVRTFLSFDFIYRSLMHLGYKVRYVRNITDAGHLTDDGDVNNDRFVKQTRLEKLEPMEIVQKYTVDFHKVLEMFNLLPPNIEPTATGHIVEQIELTQKLIEKGFAYESNGSVYFDVLEYNKRGLNYGELSKRNVEELFANTRDLDGQGEKKNPQDFALWKKASQAHIMRWNSPWGEGFPGWHLECTAMSTKYLGDKFDIHGGGMDLKFPHHECEIAQGKACNEVEPVNYWMHANMLTMNSQRMSKSTGNYILPKQLVSGENDFFEKPFHPTIVRFCFLQAHYRSVLDISNDAMLASEKGFTRLMEAVKVLNSITPNDQKESGFNLKEWKTKAYDALTDDFNSPVLIAHLFEAVKFIFALKDEKETVSTEDLADLKSTLNALIFDVLGLQNIEENNNEKLDQTLQVLIELRNQARKSKNFELSDQIRDKLLAEGIELKDGRDGTSYVLN; the protein is encoded by the coding sequence ATGCAACTAAAAATATACAATTCGCTCACAGCGGAAAAAGAAATATTCACACCAATCCACGAAAATAACGTCGGGATGTACGTTTGTGGACCGACGGTTTACAGCAATGTGCACCTGGGAAATGTGCGAACTTTCCTTTCTTTCGATTTTATCTACAGAAGCTTAATGCATTTGGGTTATAAAGTAAGATACGTAAGAAATATTACTGATGCAGGGCACCTTACCGACGATGGAGACGTGAACAACGACCGTTTCGTGAAGCAAACCCGTCTTGAGAAGCTCGAGCCAATGGAAATCGTTCAAAAATATACAGTTGATTTTCATAAAGTCCTTGAAATGTTCAATCTTCTGCCTCCGAATATTGAGCCTACAGCAACAGGGCATATCGTTGAACAAATTGAACTGACTCAAAAATTAATTGAGAAAGGTTTTGCCTATGAAAGCAACGGTTCGGTTTATTTTGATGTTCTTGAATACAATAAAAGAGGATTAAATTACGGCGAGCTTTCAAAACGTAATGTCGAAGAACTTTTTGCCAACACCAGAGATCTTGACGGACAGGGCGAAAAGAAAAACCCACAGGATTTTGCGCTTTGGAAAAAAGCTTCTCAGGCTCACATTATGCGTTGGAATTCCCCTTGGGGAGAAGGTTTCCCGGGATGGCACCTTGAATGTACTGCAATGAGTACAAAATATCTGGGCGACAAATTCGACATCCACGGAGGTGGAATGGATCTTAAATTCCCGCACCACGAATGTGAAATTGCACAGGGAAAAGCCTGTAATGAAGTGGAACCTGTAAACTACTGGATGCACGCCAACATGCTGACGATGAATTCCCAGCGTATGAGCAAGTCGACCGGAAATTATATTTTACCCAAACAATTGGTTTCCGGAGAAAATGACTTCTTTGAAAAGCCATTTCATCCCACGATCGTTCGTTTCTGCTTTTTACAGGCACATTACAGAAGTGTTTTGGATATTTCCAATGATGCGATGTTGGCAAGTGAAAAAGGTTTTACAAGATTGATGGAAGCTGTAAAAGTTTTGAATTCCATCACACCAAATGATCAAAAAGAATCTGGTTTTAATCTTAAAGAATGGAAAACCAAGGCTTATGATGCTTTAACAGATGATTTCAATTCACCGGTTTTGATTGCACATTTATTTGAAGCCGTAAAATTTATTTTTGCTCTAAAAGACGAAAAAGAAACAGTTTCCACTGAAGATTTAGCAGATTTAAAATCAACTTTAAATGCTCTGATATTTGATGTTTTGGGACTTCAGAATATTGAAGAAAATAATAATGAAAAACTCGACCAAACTTTACAGGTTTTAATTGAACTGAGAAATCAGGCAAGAAAATCAAAGAATTTCGAACTTTCAGACCAAATTAGAGACAAACTTTTGGCTGAAGGTATTGAACTGAAAGACGGAAGAGACGGAACTTCCTATGTTTTAAATTAA
- a CDS encoding fatty acid desaturase family protein: MDKPLYLKNSDDTKLFNELRKRVNERVEKLPKNRDIYIQIKAIILPLVYFGLYVFALFNADRPWIYISSFVLMGISLVLIYLNLIHEAAHNNIFKNKKLNSFVLQIFDFVGANSYIWKKRHIAAHHAYPNVDGWDTDIEQSGLLLIVPWIKAKGIQKYQHFFFFLVYPLYLFNWMFIRDFRDFFDNDRVILKTQGKIPVSEKIKMICFKLFYFFYQIAVPVLFLKVSLGLALGAWFLQVIAASIFALFVLLPLHPLPDNAFPKLDEKNGLPFSWIRHQLEVTNDLKENNWFVRNVLGNFNFHVAHHLFPNYSYMYYNEITEEIEQFAKENNLGYKRFPMFTALGKHVDLLKQNANNAYFILEE, translated from the coding sequence ATGGACAAGCCACTTTACCTTAAAAATTCCGACGATACAAAACTGTTTAATGAACTGAGAAAAAGAGTGAACGAGCGCGTAGAAAAACTTCCCAAAAACAGAGATATTTACATCCAGATCAAAGCCATTATTTTGCCTTTGGTCTATTTTGGTTTGTATGTGTTTGCACTTTTTAATGCAGACAGACCTTGGATTTACATTTCCAGTTTTGTTCTGATGGGAATTTCTCTGGTTTTAATCTATTTAAATCTGATTCACGAGGCGGCTCACAACAATATTTTTAAAAATAAAAAACTCAACAGTTTTGTGCTGCAGATTTTCGATTTTGTGGGAGCCAATTCCTACATCTGGAAAAAAAGACATATCGCAGCGCACCACGCCTATCCGAATGTGGACGGCTGGGATACCGACATCGAGCAGAGCGGTCTTTTACTGATTGTGCCATGGATCAAGGCTAAAGGAATTCAGAAATACCAACACTTCTTTTTCTTTCTGGTGTATCCTTTATATCTGTTCAACTGGATGTTTATCAGGGATTTCAGAGATTTTTTTGATAACGACAGAGTGATTTTAAAAACGCAGGGCAAAATTCCGGTTTCAGAGAAAATTAAGATGATTTGCTTTAAATTATTTTACTTCTTCTACCAAATCGCCGTGCCGGTTTTATTTTTAAAGGTTTCTTTGGGGTTGGCTTTGGGTGCATGGTTTTTACAGGTAATTGCAGCGAGCATTTTTGCGCTTTTTGTACTGTTGCCACTACATCCGCTGCCAGACAATGCCTTTCCGAAATTAGATGAAAAAAACGGACTCCCGTTCAGCTGGATCCGTCATCAGCTCGAAGTGACGAATGATTTAAAAGAAAACAACTGGTTTGTGAGAAATGTGTTGGGAAATTTCAACTTTCACGTTGCCCATCATCTTTTCCCAAACTACAGCTATATGTATTACAACGAAATTACAGAGGAAATTGAGCAGTTTGCCAAAGAAAACAATTTGGGTTACAAACGCTTTCCAATGTTTACCGCTTTGGGCAAACACGTCGATTTGCTGAAGCAAAATGCGAACAACGCTTATTTTATTTTAGAAGAATAA
- the metH gene encoding methionine synthase, producing the protein MKYLKLSGLEPLIITPESNFINVGERTNVAGSKKFLRLIKEEKFSEALDIARDQVDGGAQILDVNFDDGLIDGKASMIKFLNLIGSEPDISKIPIMVDSSKWEILEAGLQVVQGKCVVNSISLKGGEEEFIKQAKTIKRYGAAVIVMAFDEVGQADTYDRRLEICERSYKILTEIVRFPAEDIIFDLNIFPVATGMDEHRRNAIDFIEATRWVRQNLPYASVSGGVSNVSFSFRGNDTVREAMHSVFLYHAIQAGMNMGIVNPALLEVYDEINKELLELVEDVILDKREDATERLLDYSERNKSVKKEKVEELEWRTHSLQERITHSLVKGIDRFIEEDVEEARLLADRPLHVIEVNLMTGMGVVGDLFGAGKMFLPQVVKSARVMKKAVAYLQPFIEAEKDVAQKPNGKILMATVKGDVHDIGKNIVSVVLGCNNYDIVDLGVMVPAEKIIQAAIDHNVDVIGLSGLITPSLDEMVYIASELERQNLNFPLLIGGATTSKAHTAVKIDLKYKNAVVHVNDASRAVNVVSSLLGDRNKEYVDDLKNDYSDFREKFLNRQVDKNYVSLEDARKDKFKIDWENEEIFTPNNLGIQVFENQDLEELIPFIDWSPFFRSWDLHGKYPNIFDDKVVGEQAKELFADGQKILKKIVDEKLLVAKAVFGIFKANSNETDDILIYDENDQEKVKFLTLRQQVQKSKGKDYIALSDFIAPKSSGKTDYMGAFCVCTGFGTDELSDQYEKDNDDYNAIMVKAIADRFAEAYAEFLHKKVRTEYWGYANQENLSNEELIAEKYKGIRPAPGYPACPDHLEKHAIWDLLNVEEEIGVYLTESLAMFPTAAVSGYYFGSPHAKYFGLGKISEDQLKEYSVRKGISLKEARKWLNPNLADGF; encoded by the coding sequence ATGAAATATTTAAAATTATCAGGGCTGGAACCTCTGATTATTACTCCGGAATCAAATTTTATCAACGTGGGCGAAAGAACCAACGTTGCCGGATCTAAAAAGTTTTTAAGATTAATAAAAGAAGAGAAATTTTCTGAAGCCTTAGATATCGCAAGAGATCAGGTGGATGGCGGTGCTCAGATTCTTGATGTGAATTTTGACGACGGTTTGATCGACGGAAAAGCTTCCATGATTAAATTCCTGAATTTGATTGGCTCCGAACCGGATATTTCCAAAATCCCAATTATGGTCGATTCTTCCAAATGGGAAATTCTGGAAGCCGGTTTGCAGGTTGTTCAGGGAAAATGCGTGGTGAATTCCATCAGTTTGAAAGGTGGTGAAGAAGAATTCATAAAACAGGCAAAAACCATCAAAAGATATGGAGCAGCCGTGATTGTTATGGCTTTTGATGAAGTAGGGCAGGCCGATACGTATGACAGAAGGCTCGAAATCTGCGAAAGAAGCTATAAAATTTTAACCGAAATTGTTCGTTTTCCTGCTGAAGACATTATTTTCGATTTAAATATTTTCCCCGTAGCCACTGGGATGGATGAGCACCGTCGGAACGCAATCGATTTCATCGAAGCTACGAGATGGGTAAGACAGAATCTTCCTTATGCTTCAGTCAGTGGAGGAGTTTCCAATGTTTCGTTCTCGTTTCGTGGAAATGATACGGTACGTGAAGCGATGCACTCGGTTTTTCTGTACCACGCGATTCAGGCGGGCATGAACATGGGAATCGTAAATCCTGCGTTGCTTGAGGTTTATGATGAAATTAATAAAGAACTTCTCGAGCTCGTTGAAGATGTTATTCTCGACAAAAGAGAAGATGCTACTGAAAGGCTTTTGGATTATTCTGAACGAAATAAATCGGTTAAAAAAGAAAAAGTTGAGGAGCTCGAATGGCGTACTCATTCTTTGCAGGAAAGAATCACGCATTCTCTCGTAAAAGGAATTGACCGTTTCATAGAAGAAGATGTGGAAGAGGCCAGATTGCTTGCTGACCGCCCTCTTCACGTCATCGAAGTCAATCTGATGACCGGAATGGGTGTTGTAGGAGATCTTTTCGGTGCAGGAAAAATGTTCCTTCCGCAGGTAGTGAAATCTGCCCGTGTGATGAAAAAAGCGGTTGCTTATCTGCAGCCATTTATTGAAGCTGAAAAAGACGTCGCTCAGAAACCCAACGGAAAAATTCTAATGGCAACCGTAAAAGGTGACGTTCACGATATCGGAAAAAATATTGTGAGTGTGGTTTTGGGTTGTAATAATTATGATATTGTGGATTTGGGCGTGATGGTTCCTGCCGAGAAAATTATTCAGGCAGCGATTGATCATAACGTCGATGTCATCGGTCTGAGCGGATTAATTACACCAAGTTTGGATGAAATGGTGTACATCGCTTCAGAACTAGAGAGGCAGAATTTAAATTTCCCTTTGCTGATCGGTGGTGCAACAACTTCAAAGGCTCACACAGCTGTAAAGATTGATTTAAAATATAAAAACGCCGTCGTTCACGTAAATGATGCATCCAGAGCGGTTAATGTGGTAAGTTCATTGTTGGGAGATCGTAATAAAGAATATGTTGACGATCTGAAAAATGACTATTCAGATTTCCGTGAAAAGTTTTTGAACAGACAGGTTGATAAAAACTATGTTTCACTGGAAGACGCAAGAAAAGATAAGTTCAAAATCGATTGGGAAAACGAAGAAATTTTCACTCCAAATAATTTAGGAATTCAGGTTTTTGAAAATCAGGATTTGGAAGAACTGATTCCGTTTATCGATTGGTCGCCGTTTTTCAGAAGCTGGGATCTGCATGGGAAATATCCGAATATTTTTGATGATAAAGTTGTCGGTGAACAGGCAAAAGAGCTGTTTGCAGACGGACAGAAAATTTTAAAGAAAATAGTTGACGAAAAACTGTTGGTTGCCAAAGCAGTCTTCGGAATTTTTAAAGCCAATTCAAACGAAACCGATGACATTTTAATTTATGATGAAAATGATCAGGAAAAAGTTAAGTTTTTGACTTTAAGACAGCAGGTTCAGAAATCAAAAGGGAAAGATTATATCGCATTAAGTGATTTTATCGCACCAAAAAGTTCAGGAAAGACCGATTACATGGGCGCTTTCTGTGTTTGCACAGGTTTCGGAACTGATGAACTCTCAGATCAGTATGAAAAAGACAATGACGACTACAACGCCATCATGGTAAAAGCGATTGCCGACCGTTTTGCAGAAGCTTACGCCGAATTTTTACACAAAAAAGTCCGTACAGAATATTGGGGCTATGCCAATCAGGAAAATTTAAGCAACGAAGAGTTAATTGCCGAAAAATACAAAGGAATTCGTCCTGCTCCCGGCTATCCCGCGTGTCCTGACCATTTGGAAAAACACGCAATTTGGGATCTTTTAAATGTGGAAGAAGAAATCGGCGTTTATCTTACTGAAAGTTTAGCGATGTTCCCGACAGCAGCTGTTTCCGGATATTATTTTGGAAGTCCGCACGCCAAATATTTCGGTTTAGGAAAAATTTCAGAAGACCAGTTGAAAGAATATTCAGTAAGGAAAGGAATTTCTTTAAAGGAAGCGAGAAAATGGCTGAATCCGAATTTAGCAGATGGATTTTAG
- the metF gene encoding methylenetetrahydrofolate reductase [NAD(P)H], translated as MKITDHIKNANGKTLFSLEVVPPQKGIGIEDLYTNIDPLMEFKPPFIDVTTSREEYIYIDKGNGLMERRITRMRPGTLGICAAIQHKYGVDTVPHLLCGGFTKEETEYLLVDCMYLGIDNIMALRGDAMKGHQYFEATPGGHASAMDLVNQINNLGRGKYLHDDQACDDNNKFCIGVAGYPEKHMEAPSMNYDLKWLKQKVDAGADYIVTQMFFDNKKYIEFVTKAREMGITVPIIPGIKPIATKKHLKLLPQVFKIDLPEDLINAVESAKNNEAVKQIGVEWAISQCRELLDFGVPVLHFYSMGKSDNIKKVAGELF; from the coding sequence ATGAAAATTACAGACCATATAAAAAACGCCAACGGCAAAACGCTTTTCTCCCTCGAAGTTGTTCCCCCTCAAAAAGGAATCGGAATTGAAGATTTATATACCAACATCGATCCTTTGATGGAATTTAAACCTCCATTCATCGACGTGACGACTTCAAGAGAAGAATACATCTACATCGACAAAGGAAACGGTTTAATGGAACGCCGAATTACAAGGATGCGTCCCGGAACTTTGGGAATTTGTGCGGCAATTCAACATAAATATGGAGTAGATACCGTTCCTCACCTGCTTTGCGGAGGTTTCACCAAAGAAGAAACAGAATATCTTTTGGTAGACTGTATGTATTTGGGGATTGATAATATTATGGCATTGCGAGGCGATGCGATGAAAGGGCATCAGTATTTTGAAGCCACTCCCGGCGGTCACGCCAGTGCAATGGATTTGGTGAATCAAATCAATAATTTGGGAAGAGGAAAATATCTTCACGATGATCAGGCTTGCGATGATAACAACAAATTCTGCATCGGAGTTGCCGGTTATCCCGAAAAACACATGGAAGCTCCGTCAATGAATTACGATTTGAAATGGCTCAAGCAGAAAGTAGATGCAGGAGCAGATTACATCGTAACCCAAATGTTTTTTGACAATAAAAAATACATCGAATTTGTAACAAAAGCCCGTGAAATGGGAATCACCGTTCCAATCATTCCAGGTATAAAACCGATTGCCACTAAAAAACATTTAAAATTACTGCCGCAGGTTTTCAAAATTGATCTGCCTGAAGACTTAATCAACGCTGTAGAAAGCGCAAAAAACAATGAAGCTGTGAAACAGATCGGCGTGGAATGGGCCATCAGCCAATGCAGGGAATTGCTCGATTTCGGCGTTCCTGTACTGCATTTTTACTCGATGGGTAAGAGTGATAATATTAAAAAAGTAGCCGGAGAGCTATTCTAA
- a CDS encoding Fic family protein has product MKNIKILENLDEIRTIDEQKKSIDSYRPFSKELETKIFQKLKLDWNYNSNAIEGNQLSYGETIAFLNFGLTAKGKPFKDHLDIKGHNEAIGFMLQLIKEDRPLSESDIKDLHKIILVEPYFSQTISPEGIEFQKEIKIGQYKISPNHVKTVSGDIHYYTNPEEVPFEMNNLLEWYRNTEEENLHPIIISAIFHHKFTSIHPFDDGNGRLARILSNFILLKHQYPVIVIKNKDKIQYYSALNIADNGIYDDLIRLFAENIGFSLDIMQKAINGENINEADDLDKEIELFTKQMQVQNIKTVDFEKDKDFLLTNYVKDFLQYLIPKVSKIGELFQEYKIILIEKIPLQDPKYHSLSDMNLDLMYNNQIEYGNILYRFYFILNGLVKKELEINFDLKILLNKKSIRYQLVDNEDVLIFERDFFYSENAKIVYEEITPSVIYYLINIIKIHGIINTEE; this is encoded by the coding sequence ATGAAAAATATCAAAATATTAGAAAATTTAGATGAAATAAGAACGATTGATGAGCAAAAAAAGTCAATCGATTCTTACCGTCCGTTTTCTAAAGAATTGGAAACTAAAATTTTTCAGAAACTAAAATTAGACTGGAATTATAATTCAAATGCAATCGAAGGTAATCAGTTGAGTTACGGCGAAACAATCGCTTTTTTAAACTTTGGCTTGACCGCTAAAGGAAAACCTTTCAAAGATCATTTAGATATTAAAGGGCATAACGAAGCAATAGGTTTCATGCTGCAATTAATTAAAGAAGATCGTCCGCTTTCAGAAAGTGACATTAAGGATTTACATAAAATAATTTTAGTTGAACCTTATTTTTCACAAACGATTTCACCTGAAGGGATTGAGTTTCAAAAAGAAATTAAAATCGGACAATATAAAATTTCGCCCAATCATGTGAAAACAGTTTCCGGGGACATTCATTATTACACCAATCCCGAAGAAGTTCCTTTTGAGATGAACAATCTTTTGGAATGGTACAGGAATACTGAGGAAGAAAATCTGCATCCAATTATTATTTCTGCTATTTTCCATCATAAGTTTACTTCAATTCATCCATTTGATGATGGAAACGGAAGATTAGCCAGAATTCTGAGCAATTTTATCTTGCTTAAACATCAATATCCAGTTATTGTAATTAAAAATAAGGATAAAATTCAATATTACTCAGCGTTAAATATTGCTGATAATGGAATCTACGACGATTTGATAAGGCTATTTGCAGAAAATATTGGCTTCAGTCTGGATATTATGCAAAAAGCAATTAACGGAGAAAATATCAATGAAGCAGATGATTTAGATAAGGAGATTGAGTTGTTCACCAAACAAATGCAGGTTCAAAATATTAAAACTGTAGACTTTGAAAAAGATAAAGATTTCTTACTAACCAACTATGTAAAAGATTTTTTGCAATATCTGATACCTAAAGTCAGTAAGATTGGGGAGCTTTTTCAAGAATATAAAATTATATTAATTGAAAAAATCCCCTTACAAGATCCGAAATATCATTCACTTAGTGATATGAATTTAGATTTGATGTATAATAACCAAATTGAATATGGAAATATTTTATATAGATTTTATTTTATTTTAAATGGTTTGGTTAAAAAAGAACTTGAAATAAACTTTGATTTGAAAATACTATTAAATAAGAAATCAATAAGATATCAATTAGTTGATAATGAAGATGTTTTAATTTTTGAACGAGATTTTTTTTATAGTGAAAATGCCAAAATTGTTTATGAAGAAATAACACCATCAGTGATTTACTACTTAATTAATATCATTAAGATTCATGGTATTATAAATACAGAAGAATAA
- a CDS encoding T9SS type A sorting domain-containing protein, giving the protein MKKLLFPIVLLVLGNTVNAQQDIFALAGKDTPRIEFSDIRSMNADGSSVTQIFTSVSQSEVFSQNSRAKVAEDKASYGNSQAMNLAALATDLSQENLVYMPMFSSNIYVLNQKTKQITLVENNVAKVTSCDINSHITRMTLGHDGAIYALNNAGTQLLKISKKNGQYSVADLGIVKDAASNGKNSFTAMETGFGGDMISDAEGNFYVFAASGNVFKVSPKNLEAYFLGKISGLPENYSVNGAAVNSKGKIVVGSAKGNALFEVNFESLEAKQLAGETNLHIYDLASKYFLNDRKAVETTPVINAEIYPTRVDENFIYVNLNQTKIKGNIKVEIFDLSGKNVLSKKISVKDGNLNERIELSNLSQGAYLVSIFDASGKVIATKKVLKTK; this is encoded by the coding sequence ATGAAAAAACTTTTATTCCCTATTGTCTTACTGGTACTTGGAAATACAGTCAATGCACAGCAGGATATTTTCGCACTGGCAGGTAAAGATACTCCAAGAATTGAGTTCAGTGATATCCGCTCGATGAATGCGGATGGTAGTTCTGTAACACAGATTTTTACTTCAGTTTCGCAATCTGAAGTATTTTCGCAAAATTCAAGAGCAAAAGTTGCTGAAGATAAAGCATCTTACGGAAATTCTCAGGCGATGAATCTGGCGGCGCTGGCAACAGATTTGTCACAGGAAAATTTGGTTTATATGCCGATGTTTTCTTCCAATATCTATGTTTTAAATCAAAAAACAAAGCAGATAACCTTGGTTGAAAATAATGTGGCAAAGGTAACTTCCTGCGACATCAATTCTCACATTACGAGAATGACTTTGGGTCATGACGGAGCAATCTATGCTCTAAATAACGCAGGAACTCAGCTTCTGAAGATCTCAAAGAAAAACGGACAGTATTCTGTTGCGGATCTTGGGATTGTGAAAGACGCTGCTTCCAACGGTAAAAACTCATTTACTGCGATGGAAACAGGCTTTGGAGGTGATATGATTTCTGATGCAGAAGGTAATTTCTATGTTTTTGCTGCTTCAGGAAATGTGTTTAAAGTATCTCCTAAAAATCTGGAAGCATACTTTTTAGGTAAAATCTCTGGTCTTCCGGAAAATTATTCTGTGAACGGTGCAGCGGTGAATTCTAAAGGTAAAATTGTTGTGGGAAGTGCAAAAGGAAACGCTCTATTTGAAGTGAATTTCGAAAGTCTTGAAGCTAAACAACTGGCGGGAGAAACAAATCTTCATATTTATGATTTGGCGAGTAAATATTTTCTGAACGACAGAAAAGCGGTGGAAACGACTCCGGTAATCAACGCAGAAATCTATCCGACCAGAGTGGATGAAAACTTCATTTATGTAAATTTAAATCAGACTAAAATAAAAGGAAATATAAAAGTTGAAATTTTTGATCTTTCCGGTAAGAATGTTTTAAGCAAAAAAATATCAGTAAAAGACGGAAATCTTAATGAAAGAATTGAATTGTCAAATCTTTCTCAGGGTGCTTATTTAGTAAGTATTTTTGATGCCTCAGGAAAGGTAATTGCCACGAAAAAAGTTCTAAAAACAAAATAA
- a CDS encoding homocysteine S-methyltransferase family protein has product MKNSEQLYKALSERILILDGAMGTMLQRYKFEEEDYRGERFKDWEHPVKGNNDLLSLTQPHAIEEVHRKYLEAGADILETNTFSGTTIAMADYHMEDLVYELNFESAKIARKVCDEFTAQNPDKPRFVAGSIGPTNRTASLSPDVNDPGYRAITFEDLRLAYKQQSEALLDGGSDILLVETIFDTLNAKAALFAIDEIQEERGIQIPIMVSGTITDASGRTLSGQTAEAFLISVSHLNLLSVGFNCALGANQLTPYLETLAHNSEFHVSAYPNAGLPNAFGQYDESPDQMAAQIREYVEKGLINIIGGCCGTTPEHIKAIAELVDKYEPRKVKDFV; this is encoded by the coding sequence ATGAAAAATTCAGAACAACTATACAAAGCCCTTTCCGAAAGAATCCTTATTCTCGACGGAGCAATGGGAACCATGCTTCAGCGATATAAATTCGAAGAAGAAGATTACCGTGGTGAGCGTTTCAAAGACTGGGAACATCCGGTAAAAGGAAATAATGACCTGCTTTCTTTAACTCAACCTCACGCAATTGAAGAAGTTCACAGGAAATATCTGGAAGCAGGAGCAGATATTCTGGAAACCAACACTTTTTCCGGAACGACCATCGCAATGGCAGATTACCACATGGAAGATCTGGTGTACGAACTTAACTTTGAGTCAGCTAAAATCGCAAGAAAAGTTTGTGATGAGTTCACAGCTCAAAATCCTGATAAACCGAGATTCGTTGCAGGCTCCATCGGACCAACCAACAGAACGGCAAGCTTAAGTCCGGATGTGAACGATCCGGGCTACCGCGCAATTACTTTTGAAGACTTGAGACTGGCTTACAAACAACAGTCAGAAGCTTTGTTGGATGGAGGTTCAGACATTCTTTTGGTAGAAACTATTTTCGATACACTAAATGCAAAAGCGGCATTGTTTGCCATTGACGAAATTCAGGAGGAAAGAGGAATTCAGATTCCGATTATGGTTTCGGGAACGATTACCGATGCCTCAGGAAGAACGTTGAGCGGGCAGACAGCCGAAGCGTTTTTAATTTCAGTTTCTCATTTAAATTTACTGAGCGTAGGTTTCAACTGTGCCTTGGGAGCCAATCAGCTGACGCCTTATCTGGAAACACTGGCGCACAATTCAGAATTCCATGTTTCGGCTTATCCGAATGCGGGTCTTCCGAATGCGTTCGGGCAGTATGATGAATCGCCGGATCAGATGGCTGCTCAGATCAGAGAATATGTGGAAAAAGGATTGATCAATATCATCGGTGGATGCTGTGGTACAACGCCTGAACACATCAAAGCGATTGCCGAACTGGTCGACAAATACGAACCGAGAAAAGTAAAGGATTTTGTATGA